The following coding sequences lie in one Heteronotia binoei isolate CCM8104 ecotype False Entrance Well chromosome 6, APGP_CSIRO_Hbin_v1, whole genome shotgun sequence genomic window:
- the LOC132573285 gene encoding uncharacterized protein LOC132573285 translates to MFLQTTLMPIEETVLILEQDALTAPELFEAMFRLLNSLKQRKADSFFGTDTDKALRKMPPSKARKVKQDFLKFFEKTIAYLEAKFDFSEKNHLCALTPFSLLKSVTYDHLRCAAEQLKMEKIINLDNLYSEYTDAKSLLDEQVACVDPKITVDKKWVAIFSEMGTRSHKCENLLLLVSKILSIPCSNAFVERVFSLMSAHWTETRNRCNVDLVKAELQVKVNFDMDCEQFYHYIKEKKDILKAAGKSEKYKFSKKKRKTENCVAPSRPQPFLQRGRRDGPHLPQDASPTLESMFFVQGEVEVQEAPLCGVGMTHTYGPTVWARSMQVPLY, encoded by the coding sequence atgtttctccagaccactttgatgcctattgaggagactgtactgattctggagcaggatgcactgacagcacctgaattgtttgaggccatgttcaggttgctaaacagccttaagcaacgcaaagctgactccttttttggaacggatacagataaggcgctgcgcaaaatgccaccttcaaaggcaaggaaagtgaagcaggacttcctcaagttctttgaaaaAACCATCGCATATCTGGAAGCAAAatttgatttctctgagaaaaatcacctgtgtgctttgacaccattttctcttttaaaaagtgtgacttatgaccacctgcggtgtgctgctgagcagctgaaaatggagaaaataataaacctggataatctatacagtgaatacaccgatgccaagagcctgctggatgagcaagtggcctgtgttgacccaaAAATCACagtggataaaaagtgggtggccatattctctgagatgggaactcggtctcacaagtgcgaaaacctcttacttcttgtaagcaagatcctgagtatcccatgctccaacgcttttgtggagagggtattcagcctcatgtcagctcactggacggaGACCAGGAATCGGTGTAACgtagacctggtgaaagcagagctgcaagtcaaagTGAATTTTGATATGGATTGTGAACAATTTTATCACTATATTAAGGAaaagaaagatatcctcaaggctgcagggaaatcagagaagtataaattcagtaaaaaaaaaagaaagactgaaaactgtgtcgctccttccagaccacagcccttTCTCCAGCGTGGGAGGCGGGATGGCCCACACTTGCCGCAGGACGCAAGTCCCACCCTAGAATCCatgttctttgtccagggagaagtcgaggtccagGAAGCTCCACTGTGTGGAGTCGGGATGACCCACACCTACGGGCCCACTGTCTGGGCCCGCAGCATGCAAGTCCCTCTCTACTAG